In Candidatus Poribacteria bacterium, the following proteins share a genomic window:
- a CDS encoding Gfo/Idh/MocA family oxidoreductase codes for MAMYRTGIVGGRRGVHHARRYEGIENMKVIAICEIDEERLQTAVEELNIPGYTDYVEMLEKEKPDIVHAVTEPTVPRHIWVEPAAEAGVKALVIEKPLALRPSEAEALAAAYEKTGLKIIVNHQRRYLPFAEKLLEFFENDSLGDIHFIRACTEGDITDMDTHLMDVVLFALKDIPITHVWGAVQGAETYHIPYRQCPEDLMAIYTFENGARVHFESARTAFGTIDFPSSNPRCNLDFWGTKGRMWWRENGSWGYQFDGMAEHFVEKTHFGEDDKFGQRDFTQAIATWLDDENQPHRNRLEFALLGFDLIMAAYRSALIGKRIAWPPKLSDEEWVELKNRIVGP; via the coding sequence GTTGGCGGAAGGCGGGGTGTCCACCACGCCCGACGTTATGAAGGCATCGAAAATATGAAGGTAATTGCCATCTGCGAGATTGACGAGGAACGACTACAAACAGCGGTAGAAGAACTCAACATCCCGGGGTATACAGATTACGTCGAGATGTTAGAAAAGGAAAAACCCGATATCGTCCACGCCGTAACAGAGCCAACAGTCCCACGACATATCTGGGTAGAGCCTGCCGCCGAAGCCGGTGTTAAGGCGTTGGTGATAGAGAAACCGCTCGCACTCAGACCCAGTGAAGCAGAGGCACTCGCCGCCGCATACGAGAAAACAGGGTTGAAGATTATCGTTAATCATCAACGGCGGTATCTGCCTTTTGCCGAAAAACTGCTGGAGTTCTTTGAGAACGATAGCCTCGGCGATATACATTTCATTCGTGCTTGCACCGAAGGCGACATCACTGACATGGATACCCATCTAATGGATGTCGTGCTTTTTGCCCTTAAAGACATTCCGATCACACACGTCTGGGGTGCCGTTCAGGGTGCAGAAACCTATCACATTCCGTACCGGCAATGCCCTGAAGATTTAATGGCGATTTATACATTTGAGAACGGCGCGCGCGTCCACTTTGAATCCGCACGGACAGCATTCGGAACCATCGACTTTCCCAGTAGTAATCCACGGTGCAACCTCGATTTCTGGGGAACGAAAGGCAGAATGTGGTGGCGAGAAAACGGCTCATGGGGATACCAATTTGATGGTATGGCAGAACACTTCGTCGAGAAAACCCACTTCGGTGAAGATGACAAATTCGGACAGCGTGACTTTACACAAGCCATCGCGACTTGGTTGGATGATGAAAATCAACCCCACCGCAACAGATTAGAATTCGCACTGCTCGGTTTCGACCTAATTATGGCGGCATATCGCTCTGCACTCATCGGCAAGCGGATTGCGTGGCCCCCGAAACTCAGCGATGAAGAGTGGGTGGAACTGAAAAATAGGATCGTCGGTCCCTAA
- a CDS encoding phytanoyl-CoA dioxygenase family protein: MLNQTQVDTFQKKGFLLGNRVLSDEQVDELRSELARVIDNYEKPEVPQPVRIANLGGKEESPVWQIVNIWEASSAYHRLVHNPTIVEEIGQLTAATEVRVWHDQIQYKPPQVGGVNRWHQDSPLWGILMPKTSQVTAWVALDDVDESNGCMRMVPGSYHWGSQMPFLREVENIDSLPDHFEGKELDVELCPVSKGHVHYHHALTWHGSHDNTSSDPRRAIAVHYMTGETVYDESGSHIMKRFVTVNDGNRLAGHHFPLVMDAGKPTKPNI; this comes from the coding sequence ATGCTCAACCAAACCCAAGTTGACACCTTTCAAAAAAAAGGGTTTCTCCTCGGAAACCGCGTCTTAAGCGATGAACAAGTTGACGAATTGCGTTCGGAGTTGGCGCGCGTCATTGATAATTATGAAAAACCTGAGGTTCCACAGCCGGTACGTATTGCGAACCTTGGTGGTAAAGAAGAGAGTCCGGTCTGGCAAATCGTTAATATTTGGGAGGCGAGTTCTGCCTATCACCGACTTGTTCACAATCCGACCATTGTCGAAGAAATTGGGCAACTGACAGCAGCAACAGAGGTGCGCGTCTGGCACGACCAAATCCAATACAAACCACCACAAGTTGGTGGCGTGAACCGTTGGCATCAAGATTCACCGTTGTGGGGGATTCTCATGCCGAAAACGAGTCAAGTAACGGCTTGGGTTGCGTTGGACGATGTTGATGAAAGCAACGGGTGTATGCGCATGGTCCCTGGATCTTATCATTGGGGCAGCCAGATGCCGTTTCTGCGTGAGGTCGAGAACATCGATTCATTGCCGGACCACTTTGAAGGGAAAGAATTAGACGTAGAACTCTGTCCTGTGTCGAAGGGGCATGTCCATTATCATCACGCCTTAACGTGGCACGGTTCGCATGACAACACCAGCAGCGATCCGCGGCGCGCGATTGCGGTGCATTATATGACGGGCGAAACTGTCTACGACGAAAGTGGTAGCCACATCATGAAACGTTTCGTTACTGTCAATGACGGTAATAGATTAGCGGGGCACCATTTTCCACTTGTGATGGATGCTGGAAAACCGACGAAGCCCAACATATAA
- a CDS encoding phytanoyl-CoA dioxygenase family protein — protein MLNQTQVDTFKKKGFLLGSRVLSDEQVEELRSELTRVIDDYEKVDIPQPVHIVNLGGREESPVWQIVNIWEASPAYHRLVHNPVIVEEIGQLTAATEVRVWHDQIQYKPPKVGGVNMWHQDSPYWPILTPKTSQVTAWVALDDVDESNGCMRMVPGSYHWGNQIPFLHSIKDIHSMPDHFEDNELEEEFCPVPKGYAHYHHSLTWHGSHDNTSGNPRRAIAVHYMTGETQYDANGNHVMKPFVTVDDGDKLAGDHFPLVMDRGVPTNPNA, from the coding sequence ATGCTCAACCAAACCCAGGTTGACACATTTAAAAAAAAAGGCTTCCTTCTTGGAAGCCGTGTTTTGAGCGATGAACAGGTTGAGGAACTACGGTCAGAACTGACCCGCGTTATTGACGATTACGAGAAAGTCGATATTCCGCAGCCCGTTCACATTGTCAATCTCGGTGGCAGGGAAGAGAGTCCGGTCTGGCAAATCGTTAATATTTGGGAGGCGAGTCCTGCCTATCACCGACTCGTTCACAACCCCGTCATTGTCGAAGAAATTGGGCAACTAACAGCAGCAACAGAGGTGCGCGTCTGGCACGATCAGATCCAATACAAACCCCCTAAAGTCGGGGGTGTCAATATGTGGCATCAAGATTCGCCGTATTGGCCGATTCTTACGCCAAAAACGAGTCAGGTAACGGCTTGGGTTGCGTTGGATGATGTTGATGAAAGCAACGGGTGTATGCGCATGGTCCCCGGCTCCTATCACTGGGGTAATCAGATCCCGTTTCTGCATTCCATCAAAGACATCCATTCAATGCCGGACCATTTTGAAGATAACGAATTAGAGGAGGAATTCTGTCCTGTACCGAAAGGATATGCCCATTACCATCACTCCCTAACGTGGCACGGTTCGCACGACAACACGAGCGGAAATCCCCGCCGTGCGATTGCGGTGCATTACATGACAGGCGAAACACAGTACGATGCCAACGGAAACCACGTTATGAAACCTTTTGTCACCGTTGATGACGGCGATAAATTAGCAGGCGACCATTTTCCACTTGTAATGGATAGGGGTGTGCCAACGAATCCTAACGCATAA
- a CDS encoding thiamine pyrophosphate-requiring protein: MEKNMKVVDAVAKVLKAEGVEYLFAYPVNPIIEAAAKLDIRPIIVRQERIGLHMADAMSRMTSGEKIGVFCMQSGPGSENAFGGVAQAYGDSAPIVVLPGGYSRSITQIQPNFNSALNYRHVTKSCEQVTMPEAVPEAMRRAFTQVRNGRPRPALVEFPSDLFNEEISDSFDPKPVPTVRYGPDSASIEAAAAALLDAECPVLYAGQGVHYAQAWDSLKELAELLSAPVTTSLGGKSAFPENHPLALGSGGRAIPKPVHHFLQKTDLIFGIGCSFTRTGFGVRIPEGKRVIHATLDPADINKDVPVETALVGDAGLILDGLVEAVRDRTNGTSESRADAVKQEIRAVKAEWLEQWKSKLTSDEVPMTPYRVIRDLLQTVDVENTIITHDAGSPRDQMSPFWQSVAPLTYIGWGKTTQLGYGLGLAMGAKLARPDHLCVNVWGDAAIGFTGMDFETAVRERIPILSVLFNNFSMAIEIPIMPVSTEKFRSTDISGHYADMAKAFGGYGERVETPDQIIPAIQRGIQKTQEGVPALLEFITAKEIQISSF; the protein is encoded by the coding sequence TTGGAGAAAAATATGAAAGTTGTTGATGCAGTTGCCAAAGTCCTTAAAGCCGAAGGGGTAGAGTACCTATTCGCCTATCCTGTCAACCCGATAATCGAGGCAGCAGCGAAATTAGACATCCGTCCGATTATCGTCAGACAGGAACGGATTGGACTTCACATGGCGGACGCGATGAGCCGAATGACTTCCGGGGAAAAGATTGGCGTATTCTGCATGCAGAGCGGACCCGGTTCCGAAAATGCGTTCGGTGGTGTCGCGCAAGCCTACGGGGACTCTGCTCCGATTGTGGTTTTGCCGGGTGGTTATTCCCGAAGTATCACACAGATTCAACCGAATTTCAATTCCGCCTTGAATTATCGGCACGTAACGAAGTCGTGCGAGCAAGTAACAATGCCCGAAGCTGTCCCGGAAGCTATGCGCCGCGCCTTTACGCAAGTCCGGAACGGCAGACCGCGTCCTGCGCTTGTTGAATTCCCATCAGATTTATTTAATGAGGAAATTTCAGATTCTTTTGATCCAAAACCAGTACCTACTGTGCGTTACGGACCTGATAGCGCTTCAATTGAAGCCGCTGCAGCGGCACTCCTCGATGCTGAGTGTCCTGTCCTTTACGCCGGACAAGGTGTCCACTACGCTCAAGCGTGGGACTCTTTGAAAGAATTAGCCGAGTTGCTCAGTGCACCTGTGACGACGAGTTTAGGTGGTAAAAGTGCGTTTCCTGAAAATCATCCGTTAGCATTGGGTTCCGGTGGGCGCGCGATTCCGAAACCCGTGCATCATTTCCTCCAAAAAACGGACCTGATATTCGGTATCGGATGCAGCTTCACGCGGACGGGTTTTGGTGTCAGGATTCCTGAAGGCAAACGCGTCATTCATGCCACATTAGACCCAGCAGACATTAACAAAGACGTTCCGGTTGAAACCGCCCTCGTTGGCGATGCCGGTTTAATTTTAGATGGATTGGTAGAAGCCGTCCGAGACCGGACCAATGGCACATCTGAGAGTCGCGCGGATGCTGTTAAGCAAGAAATTAGGGCAGTTAAAGCCGAGTGGCTCGAACAGTGGAAGTCTAAACTGACCTCCGATGAAGTGCCGATGACCCCGTACCGCGTCATCCGAGACCTGCTACAGACTGTCGATGTCGAAAACACGATCATCACACACGATGCGGGAAGTCCACGCGACCAAATGTCGCCGTTCTGGCAGTCGGTCGCACCGCTGACCTATATCGGTTGGGGCAAAACGACGCAGCTCGGCTATGGTTTGGGTCTCGCGATGGGTGCAAAACTGGCGAGACCGGATCATCTCTGTGTTAACGTCTGGGGTGATGCCGCTATCGGCTTTACAGGTATGGATTTCGAGACTGCTGTGCGTGAGAGAATCCCAATTTTATCGGTGCTATTTAACAACTTTTCTATGGCGATTGAGATTCCGATTATGCCCGTTTCTACCGAAAAATTCCGTAGTACAGACATCTCAGGTCACTACGCAGACATGGCGAAGGCGTTCGGTGGCTACGGTGAACGGGTTGAAACACCGGATCAGATTATTCCGGCTATCCAACGCGGGATCCAGAAAACACAGGAAGGTGTACCCGCACTGCTTGAGTTTATCACGGCAAAGGAAATTCAGATTTCGAGTTTCTAA
- a CDS encoding LamG domain-containing protein, with amino-acid sequence MKFVITVFSLIALSLCANAWALNDDEALMLYFTFDEDNGGKVKDVSGNNIEGTLEGAVWSKDGKLGGAVHLENDQQFVEVDAVPELDITDELTIQAWFFPEESQGDSNLMGRRSGANVGGYCLQWSAQFTGAPQIETWINIGGWQGSRNKQTIKPGLEEWHHVSSTFDGDMIRQYIDGKLDIAFAPPKGKINSIEVVFRIGKAQTGLPGMIGLVDEVAIYNRALTVDEINQDMENGVFFAVSPNDKLATTWGKLKL; translated from the coding sequence ATGAAATTTGTTATCACCGTTTTCTCGCTCATCGCTCTGAGCCTCTGTGCCAACGCATGGGCATTAAATGATGACGAGGCATTGATGTTGTACTTCACTTTTGATGAAGACAATGGTGGCAAGGTGAAAGACGTGAGTGGAAATAACATCGAAGGCACTCTTGAAGGTGCAGTCTGGTCGAAAGATGGCAAACTTGGTGGTGCTGTCCATCTTGAAAACGACCAGCAGTTTGTAGAGGTTGACGCGGTTCCCGAACTCGACATCACCGATGAACTCACAATTCAGGCTTGGTTTTTCCCTGAAGAATCTCAAGGTGACTCTAACCTGATGGGACGCAGGAGCGGAGCAAATGTCGGTGGCTATTGTCTCCAATGGAGCGCGCAGTTTACGGGTGCCCCGCAAATTGAGACATGGATTAACATCGGCGGGTGGCAAGGTTCACGGAATAAACAGACCATTAAGCCCGGATTAGAAGAATGGCACCACGTCTCTTCTACTTTCGATGGCGATATGATTCGCCAATATATTGACGGCAAATTAGATATCGCATTCGCGCCACCGAAGGGTAAAATTAATAGTATTGAGGTGGTATTCCGTATCGGTAAGGCACAAACAGGACTGCCAGGGATGATTGGCTTGGTCGATGAGGTAGCAATTTACAACCGTGCCCTTACTGTTGATGAAATTAATCAGGACATGGAAAACGGCGTTTTCTTTGCTGTCTCTCCTAATGACAAACTTGCCACAACGTGGGGCAAGTTAAAGTTGTAA
- a CDS encoding LamG domain-containing protein: MKAQVYLMLCIFLSLAICQVGFAAGGKGNVKQHGETLYVWHFDEGKGNKTEDETAGLVGEFTGDIKWAEGISGSAVEMAGEVGKGDFIEVAHSDELDIDEAITMMAWVYPEELPGGGQENKFTIFYKNTYYLQIEPGEGKLAYYFYETSNPGYHISDGKIKAKEWSHVAVVWDGSKAGFYINGESDGTSIAQKGPGLSRADKPLRFGGENNGCCPRFFQGRIDELMLANYALSKADLQKIINDTLDVSARGKLATTWGNLKRQQ, encoded by the coding sequence ATGAAAGCCCAAGTGTATCTAATGCTATGCATTTTTCTCAGCTTAGCCATCTGCCAAGTAGGATTCGCTGCCGGTGGAAAAGGTAATGTGAAACAACACGGCGAGACGTTATACGTCTGGCACTTCGATGAAGGTAAAGGGAATAAGACGGAAGATGAAACTGCCGGTTTGGTCGGCGAATTTACTGGCGATATAAAATGGGCTGAAGGTATCTCAGGAAGTGCGGTAGAAATGGCTGGCGAGGTCGGTAAAGGGGATTTTATAGAAGTCGCACACTCCGATGAGCTCGATATCGATGAAGCCATTACGATGATGGCGTGGGTTTATCCTGAAGAACTACCGGGGGGTGGACAGGAGAACAAATTCACCATCTTCTACAAAAACACCTATTATCTGCAAATTGAACCGGGTGAAGGGAAGCTTGCCTACTATTTCTACGAGACCAGCAATCCTGGCTACCATATTTCTGACGGAAAAATAAAAGCGAAAGAGTGGAGCCATGTTGCCGTTGTGTGGGATGGTAGCAAAGCCGGTTTCTATATCAATGGGGAATCCGACGGTACATCTATCGCACAGAAGGGACCTGGTTTGAGTCGAGCGGATAAACCTTTACGCTTCGGTGGTGAGAATAACGGGTGTTGCCCGCGTTTCTTTCAAGGACGTATTGATGAGTTGATGTTAGCCAACTATGCGCTTTCTAAAGCGGACCTCCAGAAAATCATCAACGATACGCTTGATGTCTCCGCCCGCGGAAAACTGGCAACGACGTGGGGTAATTTGAAGAGACAGCAGTAG
- a CDS encoding tetratricopeptide repeat protein — MTSEENQITENSPTEEEEQTPGNKVFRIVCMTFCLAVTVLFLWVWHHQTQFNDHYRKATFLMRNGEAKQAIEVYQKAIKNKTRTIFFAKEPSVYNNLGQAHLYAEAYAEAVANFKKAIEMAPDIAEGYINLTTAYLRQNLPADARVSCLHALQTFPKAALLHYNLACAYALEGESKKAVDSLTQAVDLNPELKSLAQQEDALKGIVSELP, encoded by the coding sequence ATGACTTCTGAAGAAAACCAAATTACAGAAAATTCACCGACAGAAGAAGAGGAACAGACTCCCGGCAATAAAGTTTTTAGAATTGTCTGTATGACGTTTTGCCTTGCGGTAACAGTGCTATTTCTCTGGGTCTGGCATCACCAGACGCAGTTTAACGACCACTATCGGAAGGCAACTTTTCTGATGCGCAATGGCGAAGCAAAACAGGCGATTGAAGTGTATCAGAAGGCGATCAAAAATAAGACCCGTACGATTTTCTTTGCGAAGGAACCTTCCGTTTACAACAACCTTGGACAGGCACATCTGTATGCCGAAGCATACGCCGAAGCGGTCGCCAACTTTAAAAAAGCGATTGAGATGGCACCCGATATAGCCGAAGGTTATATCAACTTGACAACTGCGTATCTCCGGCAGAATTTGCCTGCCGATGCCCGTGTATCGTGCCTACATGCGCTTCAAACTTTCCCGAAGGCAGCTCTGCTCCACTATAACCTGGCGTGCGCTTATGCCTTAGAGGGTGAGTCCAAAAAAGCAGTAGACTCACTCACACAAGCGGTAGATTTAAACCCGGAACTCAAGTCTCTTGCGCAACAGGAGGACGCTCTTAAAGGAATCGTCTCTGAACTCCCCTGA
- a CDS encoding Gfo/Idh/MocA family oxidoreductase — protein sequence MKTYGFGIIGCGMISDFHSAAISELEHGQLVAVSSRNAENAKRLTDRYNVDSYADYTEMLKRDDLDIVCVCTPSGAHLDPAVAAAEAGKHVIVEKPLEITLPRCDEIIAACDAAGVRLCAIFNSRFTESTELVKSTIESGRFGKLTLGDAYIKWYRSQEYYDSGGWRGTWDLDGGGALMNQSIHAIDLLQYFMGPVKSVQAFTDTLAHERIEVEDAAVAALRFENGALGVIEGTTAAYPGMLKKTEISGTHGTVVLAEEDIVTWEFDPELPEDAEIREKFAQRTDTGGGASDPRAINHDNHRRQMENLINGLEHDALHLVDGREGRKAVEIILAIYQSSREGRIVELPL from the coding sequence ATGAAGACATACGGATTCGGTATTATTGGATGTGGAATGATTTCAGATTTCCACTCCGCCGCAATTTCTGAATTAGAACACGGTCAACTCGTTGCAGTTAGTTCGCGAAATGCCGAGAACGCCAAACGGCTCACCGACCGATACAATGTTGACAGTTACGCCGATTATACAGAGATGCTCAAACGCGATGATCTGGACATCGTTTGTGTTTGTACACCAAGCGGTGCACATTTGGACCCCGCGGTTGCCGCAGCAGAAGCGGGTAAACACGTCATCGTTGAAAAACCGCTGGAAATCACTTTGCCGCGGTGTGATGAGATCATCGCAGCGTGTGATGCAGCAGGCGTTCGGTTGTGTGCTATTTTTAATTCGCGTTTTACAGAAAGCACGGAGCTTGTTAAATCCACAATTGAAAGTGGACGGTTCGGCAAACTCACCTTAGGTGATGCCTACATCAAATGGTACCGTTCCCAAGAATATTACGACAGCGGCGGTTGGCGAGGCACGTGGGATCTTGATGGTGGTGGCGCGCTTATGAACCAATCCATCCACGCTATCGACCTACTCCAGTATTTCATGGGTCCTGTCAAATCCGTCCAAGCCTTTACCGATACACTGGCACACGAACGCATAGAAGTCGAAGACGCTGCTGTTGCTGCACTTCGGTTTGAAAACGGTGCCCTTGGGGTCATCGAAGGCACAACCGCTGCTTACCCGGGTATGCTTAAGAAAACCGAAATTTCCGGCACACACGGGACTGTCGTCTTAGCCGAAGAGGACATCGTGACGTGGGAATTTGACCCAGAACTCCCTGAAGATGCGGAGATTCGAGAGAAATTCGCCCAAAGAACGGATACCGGTGGCGGTGCCTCGGATCCACGTGCTATTAATCACGACAACCACCGTCGGCAGATGGAAAATCTCATCAATGGACTTGAACACGATGCCTTGCACCTCGTTGATGGCCGCGAGGGACGTAAAGCGGTTGAAATTATTCTTGCTATCTATCAATCGAGTCGTGAAGGGCGGATCGTTGAGTTGCCGCTTTAA
- a CDS encoding GIY-YIG nuclease family protein: MKVVFRGNNTADVSEIQSVSVITAAKRIEVHFKRKMGETEEKVCDLPIHSPFFRKKWAEEVAKDLEKFSEAPETPIEQVIASTAWARGYLQVELDVNSDTSTRGLARLCWYRSLSSTRTGEELVRRTGLSSDEIEKIARRDIYKQFTEALILETYNTPDKFKKWVRGWGRNMSAKLGKIIRLSEDTTAELINSGAEKHGIDLSELKGSLTLPRKNTIPNSDLDPERTIGSGNSSVYLYYYPQYRESSESKGEKVWKCKIGKTKHREADGRVRGQATGLPESPKIGLHIKTDWSKEIEDIIHNILKVRGKHITDAPGTEWFLTSPNEVEEIYNFIRESSRESASSTLP, encoded by the coding sequence ATGAAAGTTGTCTTCCGAGGGAATAACACTGCCGATGTATCAGAAATACAGTCGGTATCGGTAATCACTGCTGCTAAACGGATTGAAGTACATTTTAAGCGTAAGATGGGAGAGACAGAAGAAAAGGTTTGTGATCTTCCTATTCACTCCCCTTTCTTTCGCAAAAAATGGGCTGAAGAAGTTGCTAAAGATCTGGAGAAGTTTTCCGAAGCACCAGAAACGCCGATAGAGCAAGTAATAGCCTCTACTGCCTGGGCAAGAGGTTATTTGCAAGTTGAACTTGATGTGAATAGTGATACTTCTACTCGGGGACTCGCACGCTTATGCTGGTATCGGTCATTGAGTTCAACCCGCACAGGTGAGGAGTTGGTACGTAGAACTGGTCTTAGTTCTGATGAAATTGAAAAGATCGCCCGCAGGGATATCTATAAGCAGTTTACTGAGGCTCTCATCCTTGAAACTTACAACACCCCTGATAAGTTCAAGAAATGGGTTAGGGGCTGGGGACGAAATATGTCCGCAAAGTTGGGCAAAATCATACGATTAAGTGAGGACACCACCGCGGAACTAATCAACTCTGGTGCTGAGAAGCATGGCATAGATTTAAGCGAGTTGAAAGGCAGTTTGACACTCCCTCGTAAAAATACGATCCCGAATTCTGATTTAGATCCTGAAAGGACTATCGGCTCCGGGAACAGTTCCGTCTACCTTTACTATTACCCGCAGTATAGAGAGAGTTCAGAATCCAAAGGTGAAAAGGTTTGGAAGTGCAAGATCGGTAAGACTAAACACCGCGAAGCAGATGGAAGAGTTAGAGGTCAAGCCACAGGACTTCCAGAAAGTCCCAAGATCGGTCTTCATATTAAAACTGACTGGTCCAAGGAGATCGAGGACATCATACACAATATCTTGAAGGTCCGAGGGAAACACATAACTGATGCTCCGGGAACGGAATGGTTTCTGACTTCTCCGAATGAAGTCGAAGAAATTTATAACTTCATTAGAGAAAGTTCTCGTGAGAGTGCTTCGTCAACCTTGCCTTGA
- a CDS encoding zinc-binding dehydrogenase — protein sequence MRAGQIVAPHQIEIVDIEQPDLADYPDGTVIIKTAHSAICGTDMPSFVLEHPADSYPLQPGLSIHEAIGVVTDSKSDRFKPGDEVLALPRYIGGLSEYFLSDESVTLPLTDFPRKDCILMSQPLGTVVWACRKLPNLLNLDTVVVGQGPMGLLFTHMMSNLGARTVITTDLVDFRLAVSKKMRATHTINADKQDPVAVVEQITEGRMADLVIEVVGHQTETINDCLQLLKRGGTLLAFGVPDDEVYDFHFSDFFRKNINFIGSVGPDAPNDFPLAMDMIAQGRIDVSPIITHHLPFTEAQLGFEMALNRKHEAVKIVFDYE from the coding sequence ATGAGAGCTGGGCAAATTGTCGCACCACATCAGATTGAGATTGTTGACATAGAACAGCCGGATCTCGCCGATTATCCCGACGGCACAGTGATAATAAAAACCGCTCATAGTGCCATCTGCGGCACGGATATGCCATCGTTTGTCCTTGAGCATCCAGCGGACAGTTATCCGCTTCAGCCAGGACTTTCAATTCACGAGGCGATTGGCGTTGTTACAGATAGTAAATCGGATAGATTCAAACCCGGGGACGAAGTCTTAGCGTTACCACGTTACATCGGTGGACTTTCGGAGTACTTCCTGTCGGATGAGAGCGTCACGTTGCCATTGACAGATTTCCCACGGAAAGATTGCATCCTGATGTCTCAACCGCTTGGTACTGTTGTGTGGGCATGTCGGAAGCTGCCGAACCTCCTCAATCTTGATACAGTTGTTGTCGGGCAGGGACCGATGGGACTCCTCTTTACACACATGATGAGCAACCTCGGTGCGCGCACCGTGATTACCACTGATCTTGTTGACTTTCGACTCGCTGTTTCCAAGAAGATGCGTGCCACACACACGATTAACGCTGATAAACAAGACCCCGTCGCTGTTGTTGAACAAATTACAGAAGGGAGAATGGCGGATCTGGTGATTGAGGTTGTTGGACACCAGACGGAGACTATCAACGACTGTCTCCAACTACTCAAACGCGGCGGAACGCTCCTCGCCTTCGGTGTACCGGACGATGAAGTTTACGATTTCCATTTCTCAGATTTCTTCCGGAAAAATATCAACTTTATCGGATCCGTCGGCCCCGATGCACCGAACGACTTCCCGTTGGCGATGGATATGATTGCGCAAGGTCGTATTGATGTGTCACCGATTATTACACATCATCTTCCTTTCACGGAAGCACAACTCGGATTTGAGATGGCACTGAACCGAAAGCATGAAGCGGTTAAGATTGTTTTCGATTACGAGTAG
- a CDS encoding 3'(2'),5'-bisphosphate nucleotidase — protein sequence MSLKKQVAIDAVLEAMRLCERVQAEIVSTDAIQKVDRSPVTVADFGSQALICKTIGDAFPEDAIVAEEDAQALRENATLLERVTDYVSHFAKKTISSETVCNWIDRGSGEVGQHFWALDPIDGTKGFLRHDQYAIALAYIVHGVVRLGVLGCPNLPYRLKDTNAEQRGCLFVAAYGEGTQLYTKAGNFLKQVHVSEEVHRFAESFESTHGDSDAHTKIAEALGITESPIRMDSQAKYGIVSRGEASLYIRLPNPAYPDYRECIWDHAAGMIVVQEAGGTVTDANGAPLNFLTGKRMHENRGIVATNGKLHKHVLNALSNR from the coding sequence ATGTCATTAAAGAAACAAGTTGCTATAGATGCTGTGCTGGAGGCGATGCGACTCTGTGAACGGGTGCAAGCTGAAATAGTGTCAACCGATGCGATTCAAAAGGTTGACCGAAGCCCTGTAACCGTCGCTGATTTCGGGTCACAAGCACTGATATGTAAAACGATCGGCGATGCTTTTCCTGAAGATGCGATTGTCGCTGAAGAAGACGCACAAGCACTTAGAGAAAACGCCACGCTTTTAGAACGCGTCACAGATTATGTGAGTCACTTTGCGAAAAAGACGATCTCGTCGGAGACTGTCTGTAACTGGATTGACCGCGGAAGCGGTGAAGTCGGACAGCATTTCTGGGCACTCGACCCGATTGATGGAACGAAGGGATTTCTGCGTCACGATCAATATGCAATTGCTTTGGCTTATATTGTTCATGGCGTTGTACGACTCGGTGTTTTGGGCTGTCCAAATTTACCGTATCGTTTAAAAGATACGAATGCGGAGCAGCGGGGATGCCTTTTTGTTGCCGCCTATGGCGAAGGCACGCAGCTCTATACAAAGGCAGGAAACTTTTTAAAGCAGGTCCATGTATCAGAGGAGGTACATCGCTTCGCAGAGAGTTTCGAGTCGACACACGGGGATAGCGATGCCCACACTAAGATTGCGGAAGCACTCGGAATTACAGAATCGCCTATTCGGATGGACAGTCAGGCGAAGTATGGTATTGTCTCCCGTGGTGAAGCATCCCTCTATATCCGTCTACCGAACCCGGCATACCCCGATTACCGCGAGTGTATCTGGGATCACGCTGCAGGGATGATTGTGGTTCAGGAAGCAGGCGGGACGGTTACGGATGCCAATGGTGCGCCCCTTAATTTTTTGACAGGCAAACGGATGCATGAAAATCGAGGGATTGTCGCAACTAACGGGAAACTTCATAAACACGTTTTGAACGCGTTATCTAACCGATAA